CGCCGACGACGAGCCGAGCATCCGCCTCGCGTTGGCGCATGGGGCCTTCGACTACCTCATCAAGCCGTTCACGGGCGCGCGACTGGCCGAGCTGCTCGCCCGGCACCGCGCCCGGCGCCCGCCCGGTGCGGGGCCGGGCGCGCCGGGGCGGCACGATCAGGCCAGCCTCGACCGCCTGCTGGGGGTCAGCGGGGCGGCGGCCCCCGCCCTGCCGCGCGGTATCGACCCGCATACCCTGGAACGGGTGGAGGCAGCGCTCGCCGAACGCGGCCAGCCGGCGAGCGCCGAGGAGATCGGGGAGGCCGTGGGCCTGAGCCGCGTGACCGCGTGGCGCTACCTCGAACATCTCGTGCGGGCTGGGCAGGCCGAACTCGACCACCAGTACGGGCTGGCGGGCCGGCCGGCCAAGCTCTACCGGGCGCGGTCCGGTTCGTAGGCGACCGGTCGCCAGACAGCGCGCCCCTGTGCGCGGCGCCGGAGCCTATCCTGGGGGCCATGCTGGCCCGCGCCGTCGCCCACCTGTCCGAAGCTGCCCTGAACGACAACCTCCGCGCGCTCTCGCGCCGCGCCGGGGTGCCGCTGCTGTTGCCGGTCAAGGCCGAGGCTTACGGGCACGGTCTGGAGCTCGTCGCCCGCGTGGCAGCCCGGCACCCGGACGTATGGGGGCTGGCGGTGGCGACCCCCGCCGAGGCCGAGCGCCTCGCGCGGCTGGACCTGGGCCGACCGGTCGTCCTGCTGACTCCTGCCGCTCCCGAGGAATACGGCCCACTGGCCGACCTGGGCGTGCGGCTGCCCGTCGCCTCGCTGGCCGAGGCCGGGGCGCTGCCCGCGCACGCCCGCGCGCATCTGAAGGTGGACACCGGCATGAACCGTCTGGGCGCGCGCCCGGAAGAAGCTGTGGCGGTAGGCCGCTTGCTGGCCGAGCGGGGGCTGCTGGAGGGCGCCTATACCCACTTTGCGACCGCCGACGAGCCGGAACTGGAGTTCGCCCATGAGCAGTTTGCGCGGTTCCGGGCGGTGCTGGCCGAGTTGCCCCCCCTGCTGGCCCACGCGGCCAACGGGGGCGGCGTCCTGAGTTTCGGAGCGCTGCCGGGCATGGGACTGGCCCGGCCCGGTCTGGCGGCCTACGGCTTCGCGCCGCCGCACCTGCGCGGCGTGGCCGACCTGCGCCCGGTCCAGACCCTGTGCGCCCGCGTGAGCCAGCGCCACACCGTCCGGGCGGGCGAGGGCGTGAGCTACGGCGCGCTGTGGCGGGCCACGCACGACACCGAAATCGCCGTGATCGGCATGGGTTACGCCGACGGCTACCCGCGCAACGCTACCCTGAAGGCCAGCGTCCTGATCGGCGGCGAGCGGCGGCCGGTGCTGGGCCGTATCTGTATGGACCAGATGATGGTGGACGTGACGGGCCTGGACGTAGGGCCGGGCGACTGGGCCGAGCTGTGGGGTAGGGGCGAGATCACCGTGAGCAACGTGGCGGCTTGGGGCGACACCATCGAGTACGAGGTGCTGACCGGCCTGGGCACGCGCGTGGAGCGGCAACTGGACTAGGCCGGCGCCTGGGACCGCTGCCCTACGCCCCGCTGCCCCGCGCCTCTTCCACGCTGCCGTACCCGCCGACGAACAGCGCCACCCGTAGTTCCTGCACGAAGTCGCGCAGCCACGCCTCGGCGGCCTCGCTGCTTTCCAGGGCAGGCTCCAGCAGGGGGCGCGCCACGGCGACCACCTGCGCGCCCAGTGCCAGCGCGCGGGCAGCATCCAGGCCAGTGCGGACGCCGCCCGAGGCGATCAGGGGAACGTGCGGCGCGACCTGCCGGGCGTCCCGCAGCGCCTGCGCCGTGGGCACGCCGAGTTCGCACAGGTCCGGGCGGCTCACCTCGCCCCGGTGTACAAGCTGTTCCACACGGGCCCAGCTCGTGCCGCCCGCCCCGGCCACGTCATAGGCGGCAAAGCCCGCGCCTGCCACCACGCGTAGGGTCGCGGCGTCCAGGCCGTGCCCGACTTCCTTGAGCACCGCTGGGAAGTCCAGTGCCGGGACCATCTCGGCCAGCCGCGCCGCGAGGCCCGCCCAGCGCGTGTCGCCGCCGGGTTGCAGGGCTTCTTGCAGGGGGTTGACGTGAATGGCGAGCGCGTCGGCCCCGATCTCGCGCACGGCGCGCGTGGCCTCGGCGGGGCCGTAGCCCAGCCCGAACTGCGCGGCGCCCAGGTTCCCCACGAGCAGGATGTCGGGGGCCACGTCGCGCACCGCGAAGGTGGGCCGGGCCTCGGGGCGCTCCAGCATCACGCGCTGCGAGCCGAGCATCATTCCCAGCCCGAGGCGCTGCGCCGCGCGCGCGAGGTTGAAATTGATGCGCCCGGCGCGCTCGGCTCCGCCCGTCATGGCCCCGATCAGGACCGGGGCGCTCAGGCGGCGGCCCAGGAAGGTCGTGGAGAGGTCCACGGCGTCCAGGTCGCGCTCTGGCAGAGCGCGGTAGGGCCAGGGCACCGCCTCCAGGCCGGTGCGGACCGCCGCGTACTGGCTGCGCGGGTCGAGGCACGCGTCGAGGTGGCGCAGCTTGCGCTCGGCGATGTCGGCTGGGGTGTCGGTGGTCCCGCCGGTGGCCAGGGAACGGGTCATGGCTGCCCGGCGGCGAGCACCTGCCGCACCCGCTCGGGTAGCGCGGCGTGGTCGGCGCGGCGCAGGTCATTTCTGGTCCGGCCCAGTTTGAGCATCAGGTAGGTCTCGGCCTGGGCGCGCAGGAAACTCAGGTAATTGTTCTCGCCGCCGCTGCGCACGCACTCCAGGGCCAGCAGCCCGAGCTGGTCAGCCAGCAGCTCCAGCGCGAGGTATCGCGCCGCAAGCCGCCCGCTGTCCCCGAGGGTCGTCTCCAGGGCACCCAGGCGCTCGGGGGTACGGGCCACCACACGCGCGGCGCGGCGCACGTTGGGGTCCTCCAGCGTCAGGGCGCAGGCGCGGCAGGGGGGAGCCTCGGGGGGCGGCGCCTCGCCGGGCAGGCGGGTGGGCGCGGGGCAGCGTTCACCGCAGACCGGGCAGGGTCGCCAGCCCTGTTCCTCGCGCCAGCGCCGCGCGCGGGTCACGGCCTCGGCGGCGCGCAGGGCGGCCTGCCTTAGTTCGGGGTCGGCCACCTCCTGCACGAGCTGCCGGGCGCGCGCGCGGTCGGGGGCGGGCAGGGGCGCAGCGCGCGGCGTGTTCTCGGGCGCACGCACCGTGCCTACGCTGAAGCGCAGCTCACGCACGGCGTCCTCGGCGCGGCCGTTTCCCTCGGCCAGCAGGGCGTTCAGGCGCTTGAGAAAGTGGTGGCGCTGCATGGTGAGGTGGTGCGCGGTCGTCGAGTCGCGCACCTCGACGTACAGGGTTCCGCCCTGCTGCGACCGGGGCCGGGTCATGCGCGCGATCTCGGGGCCAACCGCCTGCGGCCACAGCAGCAGCG
The DNA window shown above is from Deinococcus sp. Leaf326 and carries:
- the alr gene encoding alanine racemase, with amino-acid sequence MLARAVAHLSEAALNDNLRALSRRAGVPLLLPVKAEAYGHGLELVARVAARHPDVWGLAVATPAEAERLARLDLGRPVVLLTPAAPEEYGPLADLGVRLPVASLAEAGALPAHARAHLKVDTGMNRLGARPEEAVAVGRLLAERGLLEGAYTHFATADEPELEFAHEQFARFRAVLAELPPLLAHAANGGGVLSFGALPGMGLARPGLAAYGFAPPHLRGVADLRPVQTLCARVSQRHTVRAGEGVSYGALWRATHDTEIAVIGMGYADGYPRNATLKASVLIGGERRPVLGRICMDQMMVDVTGLDVGPGDWAELWGRGEITVSNVAAWGDTIEYEVLTGLGTRVERQLD
- a CDS encoding DUF721 domain-containing protein encodes the protein MGATLGTAKLARGIGRARALLLWPQAVGPEIARMTRPRSQQGGTLYVEVRDSTTAHHLTMQRHHFLKRLNALLAEGNGRAEDAVRELRFSVGTVRAPENTPRAAPLPAPDRARARQLVQEVADPELRQAALRAAEAVTRARRWREEQGWRPCPVCGERCPAPTRLPGEAPPPEAPPCRACALTLEDPNVRRAARVVARTPERLGALETTLGDSGRLAARYLALELLADQLGLLALECVRSGGENNYLSFLRAQAETYLMLKLGRTRNDLRRADHAALPERVRQVLAAGQP
- a CDS encoding response regulator gives rise to the protein MSTARVRVLLVEDDVRVARINRDLLERDPDVHVVGSAASCAQGDALAQALSPDLILLDVHLPDGSGLGLLRHWRAQGRTTDVALITAADDEPSIRLALAHGAFDYLIKPFTGARLAELLARHRARRPPGAGPGAPGRHDQASLDRLLGVSGAAAPALPRGIDPHTLERVEAALAERGQPASAEEIGEAVGLSRVTAWRYLEHLVRAGQAELDHQYGLAGRPAKLYRARSGS
- the fni gene encoding type 2 isopentenyl-diphosphate Delta-isomerase → MTRSLATGGTTDTPADIAERKLRHLDACLDPRSQYAAVRTGLEAVPWPYRALPERDLDAVDLSTTFLGRRLSAPVLIGAMTGGAERAGRINFNLARAAQRLGLGMMLGSQRVMLERPEARPTFAVRDVAPDILLVGNLGAAQFGLGYGPAEATRAVREIGADALAIHVNPLQEALQPGGDTRWAGLAARLAEMVPALDFPAVLKEVGHGLDAATLRVVAGAGFAAYDVAGAGGTSWARVEQLVHRGEVSRPDLCELGVPTAQALRDARQVAPHVPLIASGGVRTGLDAARALALGAQVVAVARPLLEPALESSEAAEAWLRDFVQELRVALFVGGYGSVEEARGSGA